From Microbacterium sufflavum:
CGGCAGGAGCATCAGGATCTCCTTGCGCCCGGCCTGCTCGATGAGGGTGCGCTTGGCCTCCTCGCGCGCGTCCCCGGCCTGGGCGTGCAGCACGGCGGCCAGCGGTGCTCCGTGCTCCAGTGCGGCGACGATCTGGTCCACCGCGCGCGAGAGGCCGGGCAGCTCCAGCCGTGCGGCCATATCGCCCAGCCCCTCCGCGAGCGTCGACCCGGTCCCCACCTCCAGCACGACGCGGCGCAGTTCCCCGGTCAGCTCACCCGACCCCACCCCGGCCACGCGCCGCACCGCGTCGAGGAAGCTCTCGCCGGCCGAGAGGCACAGCGCCAGGAACTCGAGGGTCGTCGGCAGTTCGTCGGCGAGCCGCGTGCGCCGAGCCCTGACGCGGGCGGAGAGCTGCATGTCGTAGCCGATCGCGGCCGTCGTGCCGGCGAGCACCGGGATCACGCCGACCGGCACCGACCAGCGACCGGTGAGCACGAGCACGATCACCGCGATCGCACCGGTCGCGATGCCCGCCAGCGTCCAGGCGAGCTGTCTGCCCCGGAACGCGACAGGACTCAGCGCCGACCCCGCCTGCGCCAGGCGCTTGCGCAGCACGTCGCCGTCGCCCACCAGACGCTCGAGGGCATCGCGCACCCGCTCGCCCGGCGAGCTCCGGTGCGCGGGGAGGCGTCCGACGCCCGGAAGCGCCGTCGCCGGCAGCCGCTCATCGTCCACCACGTCGCGCACGTAGGGGGCGATCCGAGACATCAGCGGTGCCGCCCGCCACCGAGGCAGCCGCGCGAGCAGAAGGAGGACCCCGGCCGCGAAACCGCCGCCCAGCAGGACCGCGGCCGCGAGCGCCGTGATCCCGGTCATCCGAACCACCGCCGCGGCTCGGGGAGACGCCCGATGCGGACCATGATGCGGAAGGCCGCGACCGACACCACGGCGCCGACGCAGATCACCACCACCCCCTCGGGGGTGCCGTAGGCCTTGGCTCCCTCGGGTCGCAGCACCAGCAGCGTCAGGATGACCCAGGGCGCGACCGCCCCCAGCACCGCGGCCCCGCGGATCCACGACTGCCGCGCCTCGACCTCTCCGCGCAGCGCCGCATCCGCCCTGACCGACGCCGACAGGGCCCGCAGCACCCCGATCAGCTCGGTGCCCCCGACCTGCCGCGCCATCCGCAGCGTCTCGACGATGCGATCGCCGATCGGGTCGGCCAGCGCATCCTTCAGCCGGTCGAGGCTCGACTCGAACCGGCCACTGCCTTCCAGGTCCCGAGCGAACGTGCGGAAAGCGGGGCGGAGTGCAGGCGGTGCGGACTCGCCGAGCGACGCCACCGCGTCCGGGAGCGACAGCCCGACCCTGATCGACGCGATCAGCAGATCGCACACGTCGGGCCAGAGCTGCCGCCGCAGTCGCCGCAGCCGCCGCCTCCGGCCGCGCAGGAAGGCGACGGGGGCGACCCCTCCCGCGAGGATCGCCAGCGCGGCGAGCACCACGACCCCGGTCATGAGCCAGACGATCGACCCGGCGATGAGGGCCGCCGCAGCGATCGCGGCGATCAGCGCCGAGGCGGGAAGCGCGGGAAAACCGGCCTCCTCCCCGAGCCGTGTGAGGCGCCCCTGAGCAATCGCACGCGGCGCCCGGCGCTCCGCCGGCCAGAGCCAGGGCGAGAGCACCAGGAGCAGGCCCGCCGCCAGCATCGCCCCGAGCAGCACGCTCACGCCTGTGCTCCCCCGACGAGGTCCGCGAACGATGCCACCCGGTCCCGCGCTTCCGCGGTCGCGTCGTACACCGTCCGGCACTGCACGCGACCGTCGCGGACCTCGCCGGACGGGGCGAGGATCTCGCGGACGCGGCGTCGTCCTTCCCGATCCCGCTCGCAGTGCACCACGAGGTCGATCGCGGATGCCAGGGCGGGAGCGATGAAGCCACGGTCGATGTT
This genomic window contains:
- a CDS encoding type II secretion system F family protein, whose protein sequence is MSVLLGAMLAAGLLLVLSPWLWPAERRAPRAIAQGRLTRLGEEAGFPALPASALIAAIAAAALIAGSIVWLMTGVVVLAALAILAGGVAPVAFLRGRRRRLRRLRRQLWPDVCDLLIASIRVGLSLPDAVASLGESAPPALRPAFRTFARDLEGSGRFESSLDRLKDALADPIGDRIVETLRMARQVGGTELIGVLRALSASVRADAALRGEVEARQSWIRGAAVLGAVAPWVILTLLVLRPEGAKAYGTPEGVVVICVGAVVSVAAFRIMVRIGRLPEPRRWFG
- a CDS encoding type II secretion system F family protein encodes the protein MTGITALAAAVLLGGGFAAGVLLLLARLPRWRAAPLMSRIAPYVRDVVDDERLPATALPGVGRLPAHRSSPGERVRDALERLVGDGDVLRKRLAQAGSALSPVAFRGRQLAWTLAGIATGAIAVIVLVLTGRWSVPVGVIPVLAGTTAAIGYDMQLSARVRARRTRLADELPTTLEFLALCLSAGESFLDAVRRVAGVGSGELTGELRRVVLEVGTGSTLAEGLGDMAARLELPGLSRAVDQIVAALEHGAPLAAVLHAQAGDAREEAKRTLIEQAGRKEILMLLPLVFLILPLSVVFAIYPGLFILRLGLG